One window from the genome of Enterobacteriaceae bacterium Kacie_13 encodes:
- the rlmJ gene encoding 23S rRNA (adenine(2030)-N(6))-methyltransferase RlmJ codes for MLSYRHSFHAGNHADVLKHTVQSLIIESLKEKDKPFLYLDTHAGAGRYQLSGEHAERTGEYLEGIARIWQRDDIPEELAAYMSVVGHFNRNENLRYYPGSPLIARQLLREDDKLQLTELHPSDFPLLRSEFQKDDRTRVSRADGYQQLKAQLPPLSRRGFILMDPPYELKTDYQDVVKGIQEGHKRFATGTYALWYPVVMRQQIKKMLRDLEATGIRRILQIELGVRPDSDQRGMTASGMIVINPPWKLEQQMKNVLPWLLKVLVPSGTGHTTVKWVVPE; via the coding sequence ATGCTGAGTTACCGCCACAGTTTTCACGCAGGCAACCATGCCGACGTACTGAAACACACTGTTCAGAGCCTGATCATTGAGTCTCTGAAAGAAAAAGATAAGCCTTTCCTTTATCTCGACACCCACGCGGGTGCCGGGCGTTACCAGCTGAGCGGCGAACATGCCGAACGCACGGGCGAATATCTGGAAGGTATCGCGCGCATCTGGCAGCGTGACGATATTCCTGAAGAACTGGCGGCCTATATGTCCGTCGTCGGCCACTTCAACCGCAACGAGAACCTGCGTTATTACCCTGGTTCACCGCTGATTGCCCGTCAGCTGCTGCGTGAAGACGACAAACTGCAACTGACCGAACTGCACCCGAGCGATTTCCCGCTGCTGCGCAGTGAGTTCCAGAAAGACGACCGCACCCGCGTTTCGCGCGCCGATGGTTATCAGCAGCTGAAAGCCCAGTTGCCGCCACTGTCACGCCGTGGCTTTATCCTGATGGATCCGCCATACGAACTTAAAACCGATTATCAGGACGTGGTCAAAGGCATTCAGGAAGGCCACAAGCGTTTTGCCACTGGCACTTACGCACTGTGGTATCCGGTAGTCATGCGTCAGCAGATCAAAAAAATGCTGCGCGATCTGGAAGCCACCGGCATCCGCCGTATCCTGCAAATCGAATTGGGCGTGCGCCCGGACAGCGATCAGCGTGGGATGACGGCTTCCGGCATGATTGTCATCAACCCGCCGTGGAAGCTCGAGCAGCAAATGAAGAACGTGCTGCCGTGGCTGCTCAAAGTGCTGGTGCCCTCCGGTACAGGTCACACGACGGTCAAGTGGGTCGTGCCTGAGTAA
- a CDS encoding UTRA domain-containing protein translates to MVARYIDIKNSLKQAILSKEYRVGDKIPSERELALRYEVTRVTLQKAMHMLEQEGFIERIHGKGMYVTKVIKDNVYLLNNGTSDSILGFSREFKDHIKVSSRLISLKTLKADEYIAGQLDIDENDDVHFIRRVRLVDNIPVLVEDSYIPCSVIDIIPEYILQNASLYEFIETKIGRKIKFYNSVIEASLFDDTLSGLLECANGLPMLKVSGVTKLEDGKTFNYSISYNRADKFKIKNSWVGK, encoded by the coding sequence ATGGTCGCCCGATATATTGATATTAAAAACAGCCTGAAACAGGCGATACTCAGTAAAGAATATCGGGTCGGGGACAAAATTCCTTCTGAGCGGGAACTGGCCTTGCGTTATGAAGTGACGCGCGTAACACTGCAAAAAGCCATGCATATGCTGGAGCAGGAAGGCTTTATTGAGCGCATTCATGGCAAGGGTATGTACGTCACCAAAGTCATTAAAGACAACGTCTATCTGCTCAATAACGGCACCAGCGATTCTATTCTCGGTTTTTCACGCGAATTTAAAGATCACATAAAAGTCTCCAGTCGCTTAATCAGTCTGAAGACCCTCAAAGCAGATGAATATATAGCCGGCCAGCTGGATATTGATGAAAATGACGACGTGCATTTTATCCGCCGCGTCAGACTAGTGGACAATATTCCAGTACTGGTCGAAGACTCCTATATTCCCTGCTCGGTCATCGACATTATTCCCGAGTACATTTTACAGAATGCCTCTTTATATGAATTTATTGAGACTAAAATCGGCCGGAAAATTAAATTTTACAACTCAGTGATCGAAGCCTCGCTGTTTGACGACACACTTTCAGGACTGCTGGAGTGTGCAAATGGCCTGCCGATGCTGAAAGTGTCGGGCGTCACTAAACTGGAAGACGGTAAAACCTTCAACTACTCAATCAGTTATAACCGCGCAGACAAATTCAAAATTAAGAACAGCTGGGTCGGTAAGTGA
- the gorA gene encoding glutathione-disulfide reductase, with amino-acid sequence MTKHYDYLAIGGGSGGIASINRAAMYGKKCALIEAKELGGTCVNVGCVPKKVMWHAAQIAEAIRNYGPDYGFDTTVNSFNWKTLVANRTAYIDRIHTSYDNVLGKNNVDVIKGFARFVDDHTVEVNGEKITADHILIATGGRPSHPDIPGAEYGIDSDGFFDLTEMPKRVAVVGAGYIAVEIAGVMNGLGAETHLFVRKHAPLRTFDPLMVDTLVEVMEAEGPALHKESIPKEVVKNADGSLTLKLENGKEFEVDSLVWAIGREPETDNFNLKATGVKTNEKGYIVVDKFQNTSVKGIYAVGDNTGAVELTPVAVAAGRRLSERLFNNKPDEHLDYSNIATVVFSHPPIGTVGLTEPQAIEQFGEDNVKVYKSQFTAMYTAVTQHRQPCRMKLVCVGKDEKIVGIHGIGYGMDEMLQGFAVALKMGATKKDFDNTVAIHPTGAEEFVTMR; translated from the coding sequence ATGACCAAACATTATGACTATCTGGCAATTGGCGGCGGCAGCGGCGGTATCGCATCAATCAACCGTGCAGCCATGTATGGGAAAAAATGCGCGCTGATCGAAGCTAAAGAGCTGGGCGGCACATGCGTCAACGTGGGTTGTGTCCCGAAAAAAGTAATGTGGCACGCCGCGCAGATCGCCGAAGCGATCCGCAACTACGGCCCGGATTACGGTTTTGATACCACCGTAAACAGCTTCAACTGGAAAACGCTGGTCGCCAACCGCACCGCGTACATCGACCGTATCCACACCTCATACGACAACGTGCTGGGCAAAAATAACGTTGATGTGATCAAAGGCTTCGCGCGTTTTGTTGACGATCATACTGTTGAAGTGAACGGCGAGAAGATCACCGCCGATCACATCCTGATCGCCACCGGCGGTCGCCCGAGCCATCCAGACATTCCTGGTGCTGAATACGGCATCGACTCCGACGGATTCTTTGATCTGACCGAAATGCCAAAGCGTGTGGCAGTCGTTGGTGCAGGTTACATCGCAGTAGAAATCGCCGGGGTGATGAACGGTCTGGGTGCAGAAACTCACCTTTTCGTACGTAAACATGCGCCGCTGCGTACCTTCGATCCGCTAATGGTTGATACGCTGGTGGAAGTGATGGAAGCCGAAGGCCCGGCGCTGCATAAAGAATCCATTCCGAAGGAAGTGGTGAAAAATGCCGACGGCAGCCTGACGCTGAAGCTGGAAAATGGCAAAGAATTTGAAGTCGACAGCCTGGTCTGGGCAATTGGCCGCGAACCGGAAACCGACAACTTCAACCTGAAAGCGACCGGCGTGAAAACCAATGAAAAAGGGTACATCGTCGTCGATAAATTCCAAAATACCAGCGTAAAAGGTATTTACGCAGTGGGCGATAACACCGGCGCGGTAGAACTGACGCCAGTGGCCGTTGCGGCCGGTCGTCGTCTTTCCGAGCGCCTGTTCAACAACAAGCCGGACGAGCATCTCGATTACAGCAACATCGCCACTGTGGTCTTCAGCCATCCGCCAATCGGCACGGTCGGCCTGACAGAACCGCAGGCCATCGAACAGTTCGGCGAAGATAATGTGAAAGTCTACAAATCGCAGTTCACCGCTATGTATACCGCCGTCACGCAGCACCGTCAGCCGTGCCGCATGAAACTGGTGTGTGTCGGTAAAGACGAGAAAATCGTCGGCATCCACGGTATCGGATATGGCATGGACGAAATGTTGCAGGGCTTTGCGGTCGCACTGAAAATGGGCGCTACCAAGAAAGATTTCGACAACACGGTTGCTATCCATCCGACCGGCGCGGAAGAGTTTGTGACCATGCGTTAA